A genomic segment from Etheostoma spectabile isolate EspeVRDwgs_2016 chromosome 11, UIUC_Espe_1.0, whole genome shotgun sequence encodes:
- the LOC116698444 gene encoding uncharacterized protein LOC116698444, with amino-acid sequence MREEIIHEVKKTERNQLVISKLMNTTYALRRQEIVGALVAPRVRDVVDRWPALLMESQVFAEFHRINNVNLRNQFYKELDRHTPRLITLFRDKATKTSEIAEELAKFVRIYDLQEQRDVNMRRAFVLRALPVYLREDASKFFRTCNSADGPDLTDTPVALLTVVADDTTDAALFSPESICIVVEDEILVSGPTNLADSFLQLFGYVYALDLQYPKNLELTFTFIQKVVMCLEDNKPLKGRLLTLKNDLFNE; translated from the exons ATGAGAGAAGAAATCATACATGAAGTCAAAAAGACTGAGAGAAACCAATTAGTCATAAGTAAGCTCATGAACACAACCTATGCCCTTCGTCGCCAAGAAATTGTTGGAGCTCTTGTAGCCCCACGGGTGAGAGATGTCGTGGACAGATGGCCAGCCCTACTTATGGAGTCACag GTGTTTGCAGAGTTCCACCGAATCAACAATGTTAACCTGCGCAATCAATTCTACAAGGAGCTGGACAGACACACGCCGAGACTCATCACCTTGTTCAGAGACAAGGCCACCAAGACTAGCGAGATAGCGGAGGAGCTAGCCAAGTTCGTGAGGATTTATGACCTTCAG GAACAACGTGATGTAAATATGAGACGGGCCTTCGTCCTTCGCGCACTTCCTGTGTACCTGCGTGAAGATGCCTCCAAGTTCTTCAGGACCTGTAAT tCAGCAGATGGTCCAGACCTCACTGACACTCCGGTGGCTCTCCTGACAGTCGTCGCGGATGACACTACTGATGCGGCCCTCTTCAGCCCTGAGAGCATCTGTATTGTCGTGGAAGATGAAATACTTGTGAGTGGTCCCACAAATCTGGCAGACTCATTTCTCCAGCTGTTTGGTTACGTCTATGCACTAGACCTACAGTACCCAAAGAATCTTGAGCTTACATTCACATTTATCCAAAAAGTTGTGATGTGTCTTGAAGACAACAAACCACTGAAAGGCCGTCTACTGACGCTGAAGAATGATTTGTTCAATGAGTGA